A genomic region of Branchiostoma lanceolatum isolate klBraLanc5 chromosome 4, klBraLanc5.hap2, whole genome shotgun sequence contains the following coding sequences:
- the LOC136432900 gene encoding zinc transporter ZIP9-like: MAMDMWIGDVWGITLLSLAMLVGCYVAGSIPLAISLSEQRLKLVTVMGAGLLVGTALAVIIPEGVHSLYSAQTEKHHAKMIESVGPRAVKVVNTSKDFHFHMHEHHDEHGELHQYIGVSLVLGFVFMLLVDQIGGAHGHSHTPDPEGSTPTKQNRNKITATLGLVVHAAADGVALGAAASTARADVELIVFIAIMLHKAPAAFGLVSFLMHEGFDRNRIRKHLLIFSLAAPLMTIITYFGLGQSGKEALSSVNATGITMLFSAGTFLYVATVHVLPEIQSMGTQAGGEGGGDGGHHHGFSKLELVAFVTGALFPLLLSVGHKH, translated from the exons ATGGCCATGGATATGTGGATCGGAGATGTTTGGGGAATCACGCTGCTGTCCCTTGCGATGTTAGTAGGTTGTTACGTGGCAGGCTCCATACCACTTGCCATATCGTTGTCTGAG CAAAGACTAAAGCTTGTGACTGTGATGGGAGCTGGGCTCCTGGTGGGTACTGCATTAGCTGTCATCATTCCAGAGGGTGTCCATTCTCTCTACTCTGCCCAGACTG AGAAACACCATGCTAAGATGATTGAAAGTGTTGGACCCCGTGCAGTTAAGGTTGTGAACACATCAAAGGACTTCCACTTCCACATGCATGAGCACCATGATGAGCATGGAGAGCTTCACCAGTACATTGGAgtgtccctggtgctgggcTTTGTCTTCATGTTGCTAGTGGATCAGATTGGAGGGGCACATGGGCACTCCCATACTCCTG ATCCAGAAGGTAGCACACCTACAAAGCAGAATAGAAACAAAATAACTGCTACATTAGGCCTTGTTGTCCATGCTGCAG CTGATGGTGTAGCACTGGGCGCTGCAGCATCTACAGCCAGGGCTGACGTAGAGTTGATAGTTTTTATTGCAATCATGTTGCACAAG GCTCCTGCAGCGTTTGGCCTGGTGTCCTTTCTCATGCACGAGGGCTTTGACAGGAACAGAATAAGAAAACACCTGTTAATCTTCTCCTTAGCTGCTCCACTAATGACTATCATCACATACTTTGGACTTGGCCAG AGTGGCAAAGAGGCTCTATCATCAGTGAATGCAACAGGAATCACCATGCTGTTTTCAGCCGGCACATTTCTGTATGTGGCCACAGTACACGTCTTGCCTGAGATACAGAGCATGGGAACACAggctggtggggaggggggtggcgaTGGAGGGCACCATCATGGCTTCAGTAAACTGGAACTTGTTGCATTTGTCACGGGTGCTTTGTTCCCTCTTCTCCTCTCAGTCGGTCACAAGCACTAA
- the LOC136432902 gene encoding enhancer of rudimentary homolog, which translates to MAHTILLVQPTGRPESRTYSDYETVTECMEGVCKIFEEHLKRVNPTSPSITYDISQLFDFIDQLADLSCLVFQKSTNTYAPHDKDWIKEKIYILLRKQAEQARMD; encoded by the exons ATG GCCCACACTATCTTGTTGGTCCAGCCAACTGGCAGGCCAGAGTCCAGAACATACTCAGACTATGAAACAGTGACAGAGTGTATGGAGG GTGTGTGTAAGATATTTGAGGAACACCTGAAGAGGGTAAACCCCACCAGCCCCTCCATCACCTATGACATCAGTCAACTGTTTGACTTCATCGACCAGCTAGCAGACCTCAGCTGTCTTGT GTttcaaaaatcaacaaacaccTATGCACCTCACGACAAAGACTGGATCAAAGAAAAGATCTACATCTTACTGAGAAAACAGGCAGAACAGGCAAGGATGGACTGA